In the Quercus lobata isolate SW786 chromosome 5, ValleyOak3.0 Primary Assembly, whole genome shotgun sequence genome, one interval contains:
- the LOC115990704 gene encoding probable protein phosphatase 2C 55 has product MIFKKQLVDGKVVLIPVVLIPVLQEQERRCMRVSFGSYYTPKDKGGNPQSEGNNAHFICAEKNTIGMADGVGGLARYGIDAGKYARQLMSNVVTAVQKQQPPLNRIVDLRQALEEGFLNTKAMVSSTACIVTFTDYYLRAINVGNSGFMIFRNSKCVYKSLIQQHGFNYPYQLGNSMTCDKPCSAIATTVERLLPGDIIVFGNGGLLDNMFTAEIEDIISKGTLEGVNTEKLASTIAHLALFNSMDENVDSPFAQAARLAGLKHGGGKRDYITVIVGHVIS; this is encoded by the coding sequence ATGATCTTCAAGAAACAACTTGTTGATGGAAAAGTGGTGTTAATTCCTGTGGTGTTAATTCCTGTCCTGCAGGAACAAGAAAGACGATGTATGAGGGTGAGTTTTGGTTCGTACTACACCCCTAAGGACAAAGGAGGAAATCCTCAATCTGAAGGCAACAATGCTCACTTTATCTGTGCGGAGAAGAACACTATTGGCATGGCTGACGGTGTTGGCGGTTTGGCTAGATATGGCATAGACGCTGGAAAATACGCACGCCAACTGATGTCCAATGTTGTGACCGCAGTCCAAAAGCAACAACCACCACTCAATCGTATTGTGGACTTAAGACAAGCTTTGGAGGAAGGTTTCTTGAATACCAAGGCTATGGTTTCATCCACGGCTTGTATTGTGACTTTCACGGATTATTATTTACGTGCTATCAATGTGGGAAACAGTGGGTTTATGATTTTCAGGAACAGTAAATGTGTATATAAATCGCTGATACAACAACATGGTTTTAACTATCCGTACCAGTTGGGAAATAGCATGACATGTGATAAGCCATGTTCAGCTATTGCAACAACAGTGGAACGTTTATTACCTGGAGACATTATAGTTTTCGGTAATGGTGGGCTTCTAGACAATATGTTCACTGCAGAAATCGAAGATATTATCAGTAAGGGCACTTTGGAAGGTGTAAACACAGAGAAGTTGGCTTCCACTATTGCACACTTGGCATTGTTCAATTCCATGGATGAAAATGTTGATAGCCCATTTGCACAAGCTGCACGGCTGGCTGGACTGAAGCACGGCGGAGGAAAGAGAGATTATATTACAGTTATTGTTGGCCATGTTATTTCATAG